A single region of the Candidatus Zymogenaceae bacterium genome encodes:
- the hypE gene encoding hydrogenase expression/formation protein HypE, giving the protein MKHDRIVLAHGGGGTLTRDLVEKIIVPAVGGDSSRLPDAARIPGTEDLVFTTDSFVVKPLFFSGGDIGSLSVHGTVNDLAVSGAEPLAISLSLVIEEGLEIETLQRIVASAGRAAKESGVSIVTGDTKVVARGEADEIFITTAGVGIRRIDLDDRTVRPGDRVLLSGSIAEHGIAVMSRREGIQFETQVKSDSAPVWPFVRALIDGGIDVRVMRDPTRGGLAAALVELSDDFDVTTALVETDIPLNPEVAAAAEMLGLDPLTVANEGKLVAYIAETDASRAIEIIRSIPGGAAAAIIGTVEKRRAVSVYAKTAYGGDRVIDMPYGEDLPRIC; this is encoded by the coding sequence ATGAAACATGATCGAATTGTCCTGGCCCACGGCGGCGGGGGAACCCTGACCCGGGACCTGGTGGAGAAAATCATCGTCCCGGCGGTGGGGGGGGACAGCTCCCGTCTGCCGGACGCCGCCCGGATTCCCGGAACGGAGGATTTGGTATTCACCACCGATTCTTTCGTGGTCAAACCGCTGTTCTTCAGCGGGGGAGACATCGGAAGCCTCAGCGTCCACGGCACCGTCAACGACCTCGCCGTTTCCGGGGCCGAGCCCCTGGCGATATCCCTCTCCCTGGTAATCGAGGAGGGTCTGGAAATAGAGACCCTTCAGAGGATCGTCGCATCGGCGGGTCGGGCGGCGAAGGAAAGCGGCGTGTCGATCGTCACCGGGGATACGAAGGTGGTTGCCCGGGGGGAGGCGGACGAGATTTTCATCACCACCGCCGGCGTGGGGATACGTCGTATAGACCTTGACGACCGAACGGTTCGGCCCGGGGATCGGGTGCTGCTGTCCGGATCCATCGCGGAGCACGGCATCGCCGTCATGAGCCGCCGGGAGGGGATACAGTTCGAAACCCAGGTAAAATCGGATTCTGCTCCGGTATGGCCCTTCGTACGGGCGTTGATCGATGGAGGGATCGATGTGCGCGTCATGCGGGACCCGACCCGTGGAGGACTGGCGGCGGCGCTGGTGGAGCTGTCCGACGATTTCGACGTGACAACGGCCCTGGTGGAGACGGACATCCCTCTCAATCCGGAGGTGGCGGCGGCGGCGGAGATGCTGGGCCTCGATCCCCTGACGGTGGCCAATGAGGGGAAGCTTGTGGCCTATATCGCCGAGACGGACGCGTCCCGGGCGATCGAGATCATCCGCTCCATACCGGGCGGGGCGGCGGCGGCGATCATCGGTACTGTGGAGAAGCGGCGGGCCGTTTCCGTCTACGCGAAAACCGCCTACGGGGGCGATCGCGTCATCGACATGCCCTACGGCGAAGACCTGCCCCGAATCTGTTGA
- the hypF gene encoding carbamoyltransferase HypF has translation MTVRVRCEVTGVVQGVGFRPFVFGLASRLGLGGFVRNEPRGVTLELEGDRMRIDSFLDALRNDPPPLARIEKITTDDVPVLGETGFVIQESDLTGSRTVLVSPDIATCEACLRELFDPTDRRYRYPFINCTNCGPRYTIVTDLPYDRSRTTMAPFPMCEACREEYTDPLDRRYHAEPTCCPVCGPRMLLLDGTGRDIGRDDPVGEAIRLLESGRVLAVKGLGGFHLAADAGNNDAVRTLRGRKHRDQKPFALMVPDIAAAHAIGVVSLDEERLLAGGERPIVLLKKRDGAPISPLAAPRSDGFGVMLPYTPLHHLLMKGEYAALVMTSGNISDEPIAYTNDGAQRDLGELADAFFIHDRGIHTRNDDSVMRVIGGAPRFIRRSRGYAPFPVTVPIDTEGREILAVGAELNNTVAISRGSHVFLSHHIGDLKNLAAYDSFREAIRLLEAILEVTPKAVATDLHPDYLSTRYAKESGLPLVNVQHHHAHIASVLAEHQRTDPVIGVALDGLGWGDDDTLWGGEFLVADIIGYRRAGSLEPLPQPGGDAAAKSPPRMAYAYLACALGERADDAARRYLPVLGDEERRLTARLLATGLNSPLTSSMGRLFDAVSALIGVCNRNTFHSQAPMELEAKAQEAADEDGFYPVSIREDEGGVLRVRAADMFPAVLADLDRGVPAQVLAARFHNSVARMILHMVTRIRDGCGVDTAALSGGVFANAFLTERLVGLLKDSGLEVLENFLVSAGDGGISLGQAAVAAARAEREGR, from the coding sequence GTGACGGTGCGGGTACGATGCGAGGTGACGGGGGTGGTGCAGGGGGTCGGGTTCCGACCGTTCGTCTTCGGCCTGGCGTCCCGGCTGGGCCTCGGTGGGTTCGTCCGTAACGAGCCGAGGGGCGTCACCCTGGAGCTTGAGGGGGACCGGATGCGTATCGACTCCTTCCTGGACGCCCTGAGAAACGATCCCCCTCCCCTGGCCCGTATCGAGAAGATCACGACCGACGATGTCCCGGTCCTGGGCGAGACGGGCTTCGTCATTCAAGAGAGCGACCTTACAGGATCCCGAACGGTCCTGGTCTCCCCGGACATCGCCACTTGTGAGGCGTGTCTGCGTGAGCTTTTCGATCCGACGGACCGCCGGTATCGCTATCCCTTCATCAACTGCACCAACTGCGGCCCCCGCTACACCATCGTCACCGACCTCCCCTACGACCGGTCGAGGACGACGATGGCGCCGTTTCCGATGTGTGAGGCCTGCCGGGAGGAATATACCGATCCCCTCGATCGACGCTACCATGCCGAGCCCACCTGCTGCCCCGTGTGCGGCCCCCGGATGCTCCTTTTGGACGGGACCGGCCGGGACATCGGCCGTGACGACCCGGTGGGTGAGGCAATCCGCCTTCTGGAGTCGGGGAGGGTGCTCGCGGTCAAGGGGCTGGGGGGATTTCACCTGGCAGCGGACGCCGGGAACAACGACGCGGTAAGGACGCTCAGGGGTCGAAAACACCGGGACCAGAAACCCTTCGCCCTGATGGTTCCCGATATCGCCGCCGCTCACGCGATCGGAGTCGTCTCACTTGATGAGGAGCGACTCCTCGCGGGCGGAGAGCGTCCCATCGTCCTTTTGAAAAAAAGGGACGGCGCCCCGATCTCCCCCCTGGCGGCCCCCAGAAGCGACGGCTTTGGGGTCATGCTTCCCTATACGCCGCTGCATCACCTTCTGATGAAGGGGGAATATGCCGCCCTGGTGATGACCAGCGGCAACATCAGCGACGAGCCCATCGCCTACACCAACGACGGCGCCCAAAGGGACTTGGGGGAGCTGGCCGACGCCTTTTTCATCCACGATCGGGGGATACACACCAGGAACGACGATTCGGTCATGCGGGTCATCGGTGGGGCGCCCCGGTTCATTCGCCGCTCCCGGGGATACGCCCCCTTCCCGGTGACCGTGCCGATAGATACCGAAGGAAGAGAGATCCTGGCCGTCGGGGCAGAGCTGAACAACACCGTGGCCATAAGCCGAGGGAGCCACGTCTTTTTGAGCCATCACATCGGGGATCTGAAGAACCTAGCGGCGTACGACTCCTTCAGGGAGGCGATTCGCCTGCTGGAGGCGATCCTCGAGGTGACGCCGAAAGCGGTTGCGACGGATCTTCACCCGGATTACCTCTCCACCCGGTACGCCAAAGAATCGGGCCTCCCCCTCGTGAATGTCCAGCACCATCACGCCCACATCGCCTCGGTGCTGGCCGAGCATCAAAGGACCGATCCGGTCATCGGCGTGGCCCTGGACGGCCTGGGGTGGGGAGACGACGACACCCTCTGGGGCGGTGAATTCCTGGTGGCGGACATCATCGGCTATCGCCGGGCGGGCAGCCTTGAGCCGCTTCCTCAGCCCGGCGGGGACGCGGCGGCGAAGAGCCCCCCCCGGATGGCCTATGCCTATCTCGCCTGTGCCCTGGGGGAGCGGGCCGACGACGCCGCTCGCCGGTATCTCCCGGTGCTGGGGGACGAGGAGCGGCGGCTGACGGCGAGACTTCTTGCAACCGGCCTCAACAGCCCCCTGACCAGCAGCATGGGGCGGCTGTTCGACGCCGTCTCCGCCCTGATCGGCGTCTGCAACCGAAACACCTTTCACTCCCAGGCTCCGATGGAGCTGGAGGCGAAAGCCCAGGAGGCGGCGGACGAGGACGGCTTTTACCCCGTGTCGATACGGGAGGACGAAGGCGGCGTCCTGAGGGTTCGTGCCGCCGATATGTTTCCTGCGGTCTTAGCCGATCTGGATCGCGGCGTCCCGGCGCAGGTCCTGGCGGCCCGGTTTCACAACAGCGTGGCGAGGATGATCCTTCATATGGTTACGCGCATCCGGGACGGGTGCGGCGTCGATACGGCGGCGCTCTCCGGCGGCGTGTTCGCCAACGCCTTTCTGACCGAGCGACTCGTCGGTCTCCTGAAAGACAGTGGATTAGAGGTGCTGGAAAATTTCCTGGTTTCGGCGGGGGACGGCGGCATCTCCCTGGGACAGGCGGCGGTGGCCGCGGCCCGGGCGGAGAGGGAAGGCCGATAA
- the hypD gene encoding hydrogenase formation protein HypD, with protein sequence MKYSDEYRDPALVERLYAGVRDVAAGIDAPVTIMEICGTHTHAIGRFGIKSRLPDTVRLISGPGCPVCVTAVEDIDRSILMARLPGVILTTFGDMVRVPGTDGDTLERARAQGADVRVVASVMDAVKIAAAEPQREIVFLGVGFETTAPTVAATLRRCRERNVRNFSVFSVHKVIPPAIQVLLDDPLLSVDGFLCPGHVSTILGVDAYEPIPRRGKAAVITGFEPADILQGVMMILTQIATGKVDVEIQYGRAVNREGNPVARKMMSEVFRPMDARWRGLGKLPGSGLALADEYATFDVFNRFDIPTVESKEVAGCLCGGVLTGRKSPADCPLFRTRCTPAHPVGPCMVSREGTCAAYYRYY encoded by the coding sequence ATGAAATATAGCGATGAATACCGCGATCCCGCCCTGGTGGAGCGCCTCTATGCCGGGGTGCGGGACGTCGCCGCCGGCATCGACGCCCCCGTCACCATCATGGAGATATGCGGCACCCACACCCACGCCATCGGCCGGTTCGGCATAAAATCACGACTTCCCGATACCGTTCGGCTCATCTCGGGGCCGGGCTGCCCCGTCTGCGTGACGGCGGTGGAGGATATCGATCGATCGATCTTAATGGCGAGGCTGCCGGGCGTCATCCTGACCACTTTCGGCGATATGGTCCGGGTTCCGGGAACCGACGGCGATACCCTGGAGCGCGCCCGGGCACAGGGTGCGGACGTGCGGGTTGTGGCGTCGGTCATGGACGCCGTGAAGATCGCGGCGGCGGAGCCTCAGCGTGAGATCGTGTTTCTGGGTGTCGGTTTCGAGACCACCGCCCCCACGGTGGCGGCGACCCTCAGGCGGTGTCGTGAAAGGAACGTACGGAATTTCTCCGTCTTTTCCGTCCACAAGGTCATACCCCCGGCGATTCAGGTTCTCCTGGACGACCCTCTGCTTTCCGTGGACGGATTTCTGTGTCCCGGGCACGTGAGCACCATACTGGGAGTGGACGCGTATGAGCCGATCCCCCGGCGCGGGAAAGCCGCGGTCATCACTGGGTTTGAGCCGGCCGATATCCTGCAGGGAGTCATGATGATTCTTACGCAGATCGCAACAGGCAAGGTGGATGTGGAGATACAATACGGCCGGGCGGTCAATCGTGAGGGCAATCCGGTCGCCAGGAAGATGATGTCCGAGGTCTTTCGCCCGATGGACGCCCGGTGGCGGGGCCTGGGGAAACTCCCCGGAAGCGGCCTGGCCCTGGCCGACGAGTATGCGACGTTCGACGTGTTCAATCGGTTCGATATCCCGACGGTCGAATCGAAAGAGGTGGCGGGGTGCCTGTGCGGCGGGGTCCTTACCGGCAGAAAATCGCCTGCCGATTGTCCCCTCTTTCGCACCCGCTGTACGCCCGCACATCCCGTCGGTCCCTGCATGGTCTCCCGGGAGGGGACCTGCGCGGCCTACTACCGGTATTATTGA
- a CDS encoding HypC/HybG/HupF family hydrogenase formation chaperone, whose translation MCLAFPGKIISIDENNQAVIDVEGTRRETSLDLMDEAVTIGEYIVCHAGFAIHKVDEELALEQIAMLRQLLEDEI comes from the coding sequence ATGTGCTTGGCATTTCCGGGAAAGATTATTTCAATAGACGAGAACAACCAGGCCGTTATTGATGTTGAAGGCACCAGGCGCGAGACGAGCCTTGATCTGATGGATGAAGCGGTGACGATCGGCGAATATATTGTCTGCCACGCCGGATTTGCCATACACAAGGTGGACGAGGAGCTTGCCCTGGAGCAGATCGCCATGCTGCGGCAGTTGTTGGAAGATGAAATATAG
- a CDS encoding hydrogenase maturation nickel metallochaperone HypA — protein MHEMSLVESLMVIIEEYAEKQEFEKVLSLRLTFGRMNHIEPHALTMAFEALSRGTRAQGAELEFTILPVEIKCADCGRESEVDRFSYTECPLCGGSAVVIVGGTEELRLIDMMVE, from the coding sequence GTGCATGAGATGTCGCTGGTGGAGAGCCTCATGGTGATCATCGAGGAGTATGCCGAAAAGCAGGAGTTTGAAAAGGTCCTTTCGCTGAGGCTCACGTTCGGCCGCATGAACCACATCGAACCCCACGCCCTCACGATGGCCTTCGAGGCCCTCTCCCGTGGGACACGGGCCCAGGGCGCCGAACTGGAATTTACCATATTGCCGGTGGAAATCAAATGCGCCGATTGCGGGAGGGAAAGCGAGGTGGACAGATTCTCGTATACGGAGTGCCCCCTCTGCGGCGGAAGCGCCGTGGTGATTGTCGGGGGAACCGAGGAGTTGAGACTTATAGACATGATGGTGGAATAG
- a CDS encoding HyaD/HybD family hydrogenase maturation endopeptidase has protein sequence MTEKCDITVLGLGNILLGDEGFGVHFVRWFEGRHRFPDSVRIVDGGVLGYLLLDTVTDTQNLIIVDVIKTDDTPGSVYRFDRKQFEDHLPPPTSAHEIEFLDVLIKAELIGRLPHTSFILVVPERIDDMIIEMTPRMTERFVDVERLLLEELSALGCRPLGEAARA, from the coding sequence ATGACGGAAAAATGTGATATTACGGTCCTGGGGCTGGGGAATATCCTGCTGGGGGACGAGGGCTTCGGTGTGCACTTCGTGCGCTGGTTCGAGGGGCGTCACCGGTTCCCCGACTCGGTCCGCATTGTGGACGGCGGGGTGCTCGGATATCTCCTGCTGGATACCGTTACCGACACCCAAAACCTCATTATCGTCGACGTCATCAAGACGGACGATACGCCGGGTTCGGTCTATCGGTTCGATCGGAAACAGTTCGAGGACCACCTTCCCCCGCCCACATCAGCCCACGAGATTGAGTTTCTGGATGTCTTGATCAAAGCGGAGCTGATCGGGAGACTTCCCCATACGAGCTTCATCCTGGTTGTGCCGGAGCGCATCGATGACATGATCATTGAAATGACGCCTCGGATGACAGAGCGGTTTGTTGATGTGGAAAGGCTTTTACTGGAGGAGCTTTCGGCGCTGGGATGCCGACCCCTGGGGGAGGCGGCCCGTGCATGA
- the cybH gene encoding Ni/Fe-hydrogenase, b-type cytochrome subunit, with the protein MEDTRVAVKEWSVAIRILHWTMALTIFILIATGFYIARPFVLEAGETVDKFFMGDVRFVHILFGLFLVFTFIWRVYLGFIPAQHASWKNFLAFTEWKNLIKQIKFYTFVSKEKPERNYLYGPLQAMAYGGLFVMVFLIVITGLILMGGNYDAGVTGVVYAILRPVERMMGGLAGVRYVHHILTWLFILFIFVHIYMAFWYDVIFKEGTVSSMINGRTFQKVK; encoded by the coding sequence GTGGAAGACACAAGAGTTGCGGTAAAAGAATGGTCCGTGGCCATCAGGATATTACACTGGACGATGGCGCTCACCATCTTCATTCTGATCGCCACCGGCTTCTATATCGCCCGACCCTTCGTCCTGGAGGCGGGCGAAACGGTGGATAAGTTCTTCATGGGAGACGTCCGATTCGTACATATTTTGTTCGGGTTGTTTCTGGTGTTCACCTTCATCTGGAGGGTCTACCTGGGATTCATCCCCGCGCAGCACGCCTCGTGGAAGAACTTCCTGGCCTTTACGGAGTGGAAGAACCTCATCAAACAGATCAAGTTCTACACATTCGTCTCGAAGGAAAAACCGGAGCGGAATTACCTGTACGGTCCCCTGCAGGCGATGGCCTACGGCGGGTTGTTTGTCATGGTCTTTCTCATCGTCATCACCGGCCTCATCCTGATGGGCGGCAATTACGATGCCGGGGTTACCGGCGTCGTCTATGCCATTCTCAGGCCGGTGGAACGGATGATGGGGGGGCTGGCCGGTGTCAGGTATGTGCATCATATCCTGACGTGGCTGTTTATCCTGTTTATCTTTGTGCACATCTACATGGCGTTCTGGTACGACGTGATTTTCAAGGAGGGGACCGTCTCCTCGATGATCAACGGCAGGACGTTCCAGAAAGTCAAGTAA
- a CDS encoding nickel-dependent hydrogenase large subunit: protein MAQRIIVDPITRIEGHLRIEVEVDGGNTIQDAWSSITLWRGFETILKGRDPRDAGLFTQRFCGVCTYSHYEASIMAVEDAFGVKPPANARIIRNLIKASQYLTDHIMHFYHLHGLDWVDIVSALGADPKKAVALAKSVHDNPYNCSETHYKAVQERLKRFVDSGRLGPFANAYWGNSSYKLSPEANLVITSHYLDALYISKIGARMQAIFGSKNPHPQTLVAGGVTCVMDALDADRLSKYRFMLREVQNFVDTAYIPDVLIAGATYADEGLAGIGAGVGNYLAYGGFPLDDDWNQTLLPRGVVKNMDLSEALELDEEKITEEVTHSWYQGSEALHPYNGETEPEYTGFGADGYVQGDGKYTWCKAPRYDGDPYEVGPLARFLVGYAQGHEQIKGLVDYTLGALNAPASILFSTLGRTAARALETKLVADNTESWIDELVSNVRAGDERTWTRCDVPKEGQGRGMNEVPRGALGHWIRIENKVIANYQAIVPSTWNCSPRDAEGSRGPYEKSLIGVKLSNKEQPLEILRTIHSFDPCMACAVHIIDPRSGEVNQFKVL, encoded by the coding sequence ATGGCGCAACGAATTATCGTCGATCCGATTACCCGGATCGAAGGACATTTACGCATAGAGGTGGAGGTAGACGGCGGCAATACCATCCAGGACGCCTGGAGTTCCATCACACTCTGGAGGGGGTTTGAGACCATCCTCAAGGGACGGGATCCCCGGGACGCGGGCCTGTTTACCCAGCGATTCTGCGGCGTCTGTACCTACTCACACTACGAGGCGTCGATCATGGCGGTGGAGGACGCCTTCGGCGTGAAGCCTCCGGCGAACGCCCGGATCATCAGGAACCTCATAAAGGCCTCGCAGTATTTAACCGACCACATCATGCATTTCTACCACCTGCACGGACTGGACTGGGTTGACATCGTCAGCGCGCTCGGTGCGGATCCGAAAAAGGCGGTGGCGCTTGCCAAGAGCGTGCATGACAATCCCTATAACTGCTCGGAGACCCACTACAAAGCGGTGCAGGAGCGTCTGAAACGTTTCGTCGACTCGGGACGGCTCGGCCCCTTCGCGAACGCCTACTGGGGCAATTCATCCTACAAGCTCTCGCCCGAGGCAAACCTGGTGATCACGTCGCACTACCTGGACGCCCTGTATATCTCCAAAATCGGCGCGCGCATGCAGGCCATCTTCGGGTCCAAGAATCCCCATCCCCAGACCCTGGTTGCCGGCGGCGTGACCTGTGTTATGGACGCGCTGGACGCCGATCGCCTGTCGAAGTACCGATTCATGCTCCGCGAGGTACAGAATTTTGTGGACACGGCGTATATCCCGGACGTGCTGATCGCCGGTGCGACCTACGCCGACGAGGGACTTGCGGGCATCGGGGCCGGTGTGGGCAACTACCTCGCCTACGGCGGATTTCCCCTGGATGACGACTGGAACCAGACACTCCTTCCCCGGGGGGTCGTCAAGAACATGGACCTCTCCGAGGCGCTGGAGCTGGACGAGGAGAAAATCACCGAGGAGGTGACCCACTCCTGGTACCAGGGGTCGGAGGCGCTTCATCCCTATAACGGCGAGACGGAACCGGAATACACCGGATTCGGCGCAGACGGATACGTCCAGGGGGACGGCAAGTACACCTGGTGCAAGGCGCCCCGTTACGACGGCGATCCCTACGAGGTGGGACCCCTGGCCCGATTTCTGGTCGGATACGCCCAGGGCCACGAGCAGATCAAGGGCCTGGTGGACTACACTCTGGGTGCCCTGAACGCCCCTGCCTCGATTCTCTTCTCCACACTGGGAAGGACCGCGGCCAGGGCCCTGGAGACGAAGCTGGTCGCCGACAACACCGAGTCGTGGATCGACGAGCTGGTTTCCAACGTCAGGGCCGGAGACGAACGAACCTGGACCCGCTGCGACGTGCCGAAGGAAGGACAGGGCAGGGGCATGAACGAAGTTCCCCGTGGCGCCCTGGGACACTGGATTCGCATCGAGAACAAGGTGATCGCTAATTACCAGGCCATCGTACCCTCCACCTGGAACTGCTCTCCGCGGGACGCTGAGGGAAGCCGGGGGCCGTACGAGAAGTCACTCATCGGCGTGAAGCTTTCAAATAAGGAACAACCCCTGGAGATACTGCGCACGATCCATTCTTTCGATCCGTGCATGGCCTGTGCGGTGCACATTATCGATCCGCGCTCCGGCGAGGTGAATCAGTTCAAGGTGCTGTAA
- a CDS encoding hydrogenase small subunit, which yields MDRVEAELPAPKFDFHETLARGGVNRRDFMKWTAVMTTALMLPTAFRPLVARAAENFSRLPVVWLHFAECTGCSEAFLRSSYPNVDDILLDTISLEYHETLMVAAGDQAEENLHKAIADFEGTFVCVIEGAIPTGLDGYYLTLGSKGKTGLEVAKEVTSKAAATICIGSCSSFGNVQAARPNPTDAKGVRDAIRIKTVNIAGCPPNPINFTGTVLHFLMFGAMPATDGLGRPVWAYGKRIHDYCERRSHYDAGEYVEEWGDEGAKRGWCLYKMGCKGPYTYANCGKVRFNDATSWPIMGGHGCMGCVEPAFWDTMAPLEKPIAEKSIGFEAVADGVFLGLAAATAAGIGVHAGVTALKRHDKAAEESKDEK from the coding sequence ATGGATAGGGTGGAAGCGGAGCTTCCCGCCCCGAAATTCGATTTTCACGAAACACTCGCCCGGGGAGGCGTCAATCGGCGTGATTTTATGAAGTGGACGGCCGTTATGACCACGGCCCTCATGCTGCCGACGGCGTTTCGACCGTTGGTGGCCCGGGCGGCGGAAAACTTCAGCCGGCTCCCGGTGGTATGGCTCCACTTCGCCGAGTGCACCGGCTGCTCCGAGGCGTTTCTGCGCTCATCATACCCGAACGTGGACGATATCCTGCTTGATACCATCTCCCTTGAGTACCACGAGACACTGATGGTAGCGGCGGGGGATCAGGCGGAGGAAAACCTCCACAAGGCCATTGCCGATTTTGAAGGTACATTCGTTTGCGTTATCGAGGGCGCCATCCCCACGGGGCTCGACGGATACTACCTGACCCTGGGTTCAAAGGGAAAGACCGGCCTGGAGGTCGCCAAGGAAGTGACTTCGAAGGCCGCGGCGACCATCTGCATCGGAAGCTGCTCATCTTTTGGGAATGTTCAGGCCGCGCGGCCGAATCCCACCGATGCCAAGGGCGTCAGGGACGCCATCAGGATCAAGACGGTCAATATCGCCGGGTGTCCGCCCAATCCCATAAACTTCACCGGCACCGTGCTCCACTTCCTCATGTTCGGCGCCATGCCCGCCACCGATGGGCTGGGCCGGCCGGTCTGGGCGTACGGAAAGCGCATTCATGATTACTGTGAAAGGCGCTCTCATTACGACGCCGGGGAATACGTGGAGGAATGGGGAGACGAGGGCGCCAAGCGCGGCTGGTGTCTCTACAAGATGGGATGCAAGGGCCCTTACACCTACGCCAATTGCGGCAAGGTTCGATTCAACGACGCCACGTCCTGGCCCATCATGGGCGGTCACGGCTGCATGGGATGCGTGGAGCCGGCCTTCTGGGACACCATGGCGCCCCTGGAAAAGCCGATTGCGGAAAAGTCCATCGGTTTCGAGGCGGTGGCGGATGGTGTCTTCCTGGGGCTGGCGGCGGCGACGGCGGCGGGAATCGGCGTTCACGCCGGTGTCACGGCCCTCAAACGACACGACAAGGCCGCGGAAGAATCGAAGGACGAAAAGTAA